Genomic segment of Umezawaea sp. Da 62-37:
GTGCTGGGTGAGCGGGTGAACCGGACGCGGCTGGCGGGGCTGCTGCTGGGCTTCGCGGGTGTGCTGGTGCTGCTCGGGGTGTGGCGCGGCCTGGACGGCGACGTGCTGGCGGGCGGCCTGGCCTGCCTGGGCGCGACCACCTGCTACGGCGCCGGGTTCGCCTACACGCGGAGGTTCTTCTCCGGCGGGCCGCACCGGGCGAGCGCGTTGTCCGCCATGCAGATCACCTGCGCCACCGTCCAACTGGGAGTCGCCGCGCCCGTCCTGTCCGGGCCGCCCGCGTGGCCGGGCGCGCCCGCCGCGCTGGCCCTGCTCGTGCTGGGCGCGGTGGGCACGGGCTACGCGTACGTGATCAACCTCGACGTGATCCGGGAGGCGGGCCCCACGGTCGCGGCCACGGTCACCTACGTGACGCCGCTGTGGTCGACCGCGTTGGGCGTGCTGCTGCTCGGCGAGCCGGTCGGCTGGAACACCTTCGCGGGCGCGGCGATCGTGATCGGCGGAATCCTGCTCACCCGGCACCCTGCCCCCGACAGGGCCAAAGCATGAGCGCTGCTCATATCTTTGCTTCGGGGTGCCGTCGGCGACCCGCGCTACCGCGGTGGCCGAACCCTCTCATCCGCCAGGCGTTCACTAGGCCATGTCGGGCGCGAGCAGCATGGCGGTCGCCCGCTTGGCGGCGACCGTGAAGCGGCCCATCGCGGTTCCGGGCGTGCCCAGCAGCACCAGCAGCACGGTGGCGCTGAGCGGGTGGACGCCGATGCAACCGCGATCACCCTCCATCAGGACGCCCTGGAGGCGCCCCAGTTCGGAGGACTGGACGAAGCGGAGACCGACCCCCGCGGAGACCGACGCCATGGCGGCCACCTGGGAGGCGACCTCACCCGCGCGGGCGGTCGAGACGTTGAGGTCGGCCGCCAGGACGAGGCCGTCACGACTGGTGACGACCACGCCGTCCACGCCGTCGACATCGGTGCGGACCTTGCCGAGCAGTTCGGTCAGCGCGGCGGGGTCGCCGAGCCGGATCTCCACCCTGCTTGCCCTCGGGCCGGTCATACGACGAGGTTCCGCTCGACTGCGCGGAGATGGTGCCTCGCCAACGCCAGGTTGGACCGCGATCGGTCGAGCACCAGGTACAGGAACATCTGGGCGCCCTGGTTGGTGGCCAGCGGCCTGATGAGGTGGTACTGGCGCTGGAGCGTGATGAGGATGTCCTCGATCTGGTCGTCGAGCTGCAGCGCGGCGATGGTGCGCATCTTGGCCCGCACCACCTCGGTGTTGCCCGCGCCCGCGACCTCGAGGTCGAGCAGCGTGTTGCCGCCCTGGGTGCCGAGGGTCATGCCGCTGTCGTAGTCCACCAGCGACACGCCCACCGCGCCTTCGATCGCCATCGCCTCGCGCAACGCTTGCTCGATGTTCACCCGTGAACCTCCAGTTCAATCACCCGAAAAACCAACACGGACAGTACCTACGAACACCCCCCTTCCGCCTAACGGTTCCACGGCAGTGCGACTAAGTCGGGCAAAAATGTTACGTAAAGCATTCAAAATTGGGGATCTTTCGGGCTTTGAGCACGGATGGTGGCCAACGCTGAAGCTTTAGAGGGACACAGCTCCCACTTACCGGCCGCCCGCTTGGCGCTCACGAAAAGCGATCATGTTCATCCGGTTGCCGCACCGGACGCCGCAGAACCGCTTGAGCGCGTTGCGGGAGAGGTCCAGCAGGAGGCCGTTGCAGTCGTCCGCCGCGCACACCCGCAGCCGCCCGGTCTCGTTCATCCGGATCACGTCCATGAGCGCCAGCGCGGCCTCGACCCGGAAGCGCTCCGCGAGCGGCGCCTCGGGGGCGGTCGCGTGCATGTGCCAGTCCAGGCCGTCGTGCCGGGTGAGGTACGGCAGCGCCTTCGCGTCCCGCAACATCCCGTTGACCGCCACCACGGCGTCGTCGCGCCCCAGCGTCCACACCCGCCTCAGCAGGTCGCGGGTGCGCCGGATGTCCTGGAGTTCGACCTCGTCGTGGTCGATGCGCCCGGTGAAGGGGTAGCCGGCCAGCAGGTCGGCGAGCTGCTCCACCGTCGCCAGCTCGTCGGCGCCGCTGCGGGAGGCGCCGGGGTCGGTGTTGCAGAGCACGACGACCAGCGCCAGGGACTCCTCGGTGTCAGGGGCGAAATGCAATTTGACTCCTCACTCCCGCGGTTCTAGCGTCAGGACCGTAAGTCAGGTTAGACCATGACACATCCCGGACTGGGGAGAGACGCATGAGGTTCCCGTCGAGATACGCGGGTCTGGTCGCGGCGGGGGTCTCCGCCGTCTCCTTCGGAACGTCCGGCGTGTTCGTCAAACCGCTGCTGGAGGCGGGCTGGTCCCCCACCGCCGCGGTCACCGCCCGCGCGCTGACCGCGGGGCTGGTGCTGCTGCCGTTCACGCTGGTCTCGCTGCGCGGCCGGTGGGACGCCCTGTGGCGGGCGCGGTGGCGGGTCCTCGGCATGGGCGTGATCGGCGTGGCGATCACCCAGGTCCTCTACTTCGCCGCCATCCGGCGCATCCCGGTGTCGACCGCGCTGCTCGTCGAGTACCTCGCGCCCCTCATCCTGGTCGGCTTCACCTGGGCGGTCACCCGGCGGGCGCCGCGGCCGACCGTGCTGATCGGCTCGGTGCTCGCCGTCGGCGGCCTGGTGCTGGTGATCGGGCCCGGCGCGATCCGGGCCGTGGACCCGGTCGGGCTGCTGATCGCGTTCGGCGCGGCCGTCGGGTGCGCGCTGTACTTCGTGATCGCCGCCCGCCCGTCCGACGGCCTGGCGCCGGTCGCGCTGGCCGGATCCGGGCTGCTGCTGGCGAGCGTCCTGCTCGCCCTGGTCGGGATGACCGGTCTCCTGCCGTCCACCGCCGTGTTCGGCGACCTGCCGGTGTTCGGCTCCTCCGCGCCGTGGTGGGTGCCGCTGCTGGTCGTCGCGGTGATCGGGACGGCGCTGGCCTACGCCACCGGGATCACGGCGTCCGGGCTGCTCGGTTCCCGGCTCGCGTCGTTCATCGGACTGCTCGAGGTCGTGTTCGCGTCGCTGTTCGCGTGGTTCCTGCTCGGCGAGCAGCTCACGCCGCTGCAACTCGTCGGCGGGGCGCTGATCCTCGGCGGCATCGCCGCGGTGCGGGCCGAGGAGCCCGCGGCGGAGCCGGTCGAGGCGGCGGACGTCGTCGCGCTCGAGAAGTGAGCGGCTAGAGCCGCACCACCTGGTGCACGACCGCCGCGTCGACGACCCGGTACCCCGACGGCACCTGGATCGTGTCCTCCGGGCGCGGGCCGACCAGTGCGGCGACCTCGGTGGGCAGGCCGATGGAGAAGTCGGCGACGTCGACCGGGATCTGCGAGCCCGCGTTCGCCTCGCAGGTGAGTTCGGCGCCGTCGGCCGCGCCGTAGAACTCGAACACGAGGTTGACCGGCGGGGTCGCGGCGGCGGACTCGACGCGCTGGCCCGCGACGACGCAGGCCCGCACGACGTCGCGGGGCAGGGAGACCTGGATCCGCCAGCCCTCGCGCGGCGAGTCCACCCGGAAGCGGAGCGAGCGGACGCCGTCGGCGGTGGTGTCGGCGAGCGTGGTGACCGTCGGTTCGGGCAGGTCGACGGCGGGGGCGGGGGCGCGCAGCACGGGGTCCCTCAACACCGGGAAGGCCTCGGCCACCGACAGCCTCTCCGGTGCCGCGCCCAGGACGCGGCCGGTCCAGTCGTCGGGTTCGGCGTCGCCGGTCAGCCACGCCGACTTGCCGGTGGCCGCGTCGCGCAGGTAGAGCAGCCCGTCGGGGCGGGGTTCGCGGCTGTCGAAGCCGGAGACGAGAACGCTGGTGGTGAACAGCGCGAACGCGACGACCGACGCCGTCGCGGCGAGCAGGCCCGGCCGGGGCAGGGCGGTGAACAGCGGCAGGAGCAGCGCGCCCGCGAGCACGGCGACGGCCATCGCGGCACCGGCGTACCCGATGCCCAGCGCGACCGTCAGCGTCGACACGACCGGTGCGAACAGCACGACCGCCACGGCAGGCGCGAGGGCCGCGAGCGGCAGGGCGGCGGTGTCGCGGCGGACGGCCCACCAGAGCGCGGGCAGTCCGGCGACCAGCGGCCACTGGAACAGGTAGGTGGCGCCCGGCACGGCGACCGCGACGGCGACCAGCAGGACCGCCACCAGCAGCAGGCCGCCCGCGAGCACCTCGGCGGGAGTCCTGCGCCGGACCAGCTTGGCGACCAGCAGCAGCACGGCGGCCGCGACCACCGTGAACGCGGCGATGAACCAGCCGCGGTCGTACGGCTCGGACAGCGGCAGGGCGGCCAGGCCGGGGCGCACCCGCGTGAGCAGCCACCAGAGCCCGAAGCACAGCGCGGCCGTGCCGACCACCGCACCGAGCCCGGCACCGACGACCGCCGCCGCGCCGCCCGCGCGCAACCGTCCACGGCGGACACCCAGCACGACCAGCGGCACCAGCGCGACCGCGGAGAGCCCGGCGAGCACCAGCGCAACCCACACCGGGTAGCGCACGAGGACGCGGCCGAACAGGTCGAAGTAGACGGCGGTCCGGCCGTCGAGCTGCCTCAGGTCGCGACCGCCCAGCGCGCGGACCATCCCCGTCATGCTCTCGCCGTGGTGCTGCACGGTGTCGCGGTCCAGCGCGTCGACGCCGTCGCTCGGCGAGTGGTAGTCGTGCAGGCCCTCGATGAACGCCGCGTTGAGCCCGGCGGCGCCCGCGTCGCGGAAGACGGTGAAGTCGGTGTAGTTCGGCATCCGCCGGTAGACCTCGTAGGCCAGCGAGTTCGCGATGGGCCTGCTGCTCGCGCCCGCGAACGCGTCGACCAGCCCGGCGTTGGCGGTGCTGGTCTCGAACATCACCACCGGCCCGCTGCTACCGCGCGCCTCCCAGTTCAGCACCGCGCCGAACTCGGCGACGTCGTGCTGCCGCAAGAACAGCCGCGCGCCGAGCAAGCCCAGTTCCTCGCCGTCGGTGAAGAGGAACACCACGTCGTTGCGCACCCCGCCGGACGCCTTG
This window contains:
- a CDS encoding DMT family transporter — encoded protein: MGSTGKFVLLSAIWGSSFALIKVAVDAGVPPVQVALARCLFGALALWLVCAAQRAAVPRDPRAWGHAAVVAVLLNSVPFTLLAFGESKVDSVLAGVLNATTPLTTLAFALLVVLGERVNRTRLAGLLLGFAGVLVLLGVWRGLDGDVLAGGLACLGATTCYGAGFAYTRRFFSGGPHRASALSAMQITCATVQLGVAAPVLSGPPAWPGAPAALALLVLGAVGTGYAYVINLDVIREAGPTVAATVTYVTPLWSTALGVLLLGEPVGWNTFAGAAIVIGGILLTRHPAPDRAKA
- a CDS encoding CGNR zinc finger domain-containing protein, with protein sequence MHFAPDTEESLALVVVLCNTDPGASRSGADELATVEQLADLLAGYPFTGRIDHDEVELQDIRRTRDLLRRVWTLGRDDAVVAVNGMLRDAKALPYLTRHDGLDWHMHATAPEAPLAERFRVEAALALMDVIRMNETGRLRVCAADDCNGLLLDLSRNALKRFCGVRCGNRMNMIAFRERQAGGR
- a CDS encoding roadblock/LC7 domain-containing protein — encoded protein: MTGPRASRVEIRLGDPAALTELLGKVRTDVDGVDGVVVTSRDGLVLAADLNVSTARAGEVASQVAAMASVSAGVGLRFVQSSELGRLQGVLMEGDRGCIGVHPLSATVLLVLLGTPGTAMGRFTVAAKRATAMLLAPDMA
- a CDS encoding M20/M25/M40 family metallo-hydrolase, yielding MTAEPNAPRGFRPPVVAVALLAVLVALGALSLLAFRPPAAAPADVAATEFSAARVEGDLREIAQRPHPLGTADHARVRDHVVAAARAAGADVRVESGEVVRTETGRPTRVAVAENVVAEVAGSEPGLSGGRALLLVSHYDSVPTGPGAADDGAAVASMLEAIRVLKASGGVRNDVVFLFTDGEELGLLGARLFLRQHDVAEFGAVLNWEARGSSGPVVMFETSTANAGLVDAFAGASSRPIANSLAYEVYRRMPNYTDFTVFRDAGAAGLNAAFIEGLHDYHSPSDGVDALDRDTVQHHGESMTGMVRALGGRDLRQLDGRTAVYFDLFGRVLVRYPVWVALVLAGLSAVALVPLVVLGVRRGRLRAGGAAAVVGAGLGAVVGTAALCFGLWWLLTRVRPGLAALPLSEPYDRGWFIAAFTVVAAAVLLLVAKLVRRRTPAEVLAGGLLLVAVLLVAVAVAVPGATYLFQWPLVAGLPALWWAVRRDTAALPLAALAPAVAVVLFAPVVSTLTVALGIGYAGAAMAVAVLAGALLLPLFTALPRPGLLAATASVVAFALFTTSVLVSGFDSREPRPDGLLYLRDAATGKSAWLTGDAEPDDWTGRVLGAAPERLSVAEAFPVLRDPVLRAPAPAVDLPEPTVTTLADTTADGVRSLRFRVDSPREGWRIQVSLPRDVVRACVVAGQRVESAAATPPVNLVFEFYGAADGAELTCEANAGSQIPVDVADFSIGLPTEVAALVGPRPEDTIQVPSGYRVVDAAVVHQVVRL
- a CDS encoding EamA family transporter, translated to MRFPSRYAGLVAAGVSAVSFGTSGVFVKPLLEAGWSPTAAVTARALTAGLVLLPFTLVSLRGRWDALWRARWRVLGMGVIGVAITQVLYFAAIRRIPVSTALLVEYLAPLILVGFTWAVTRRAPRPTVLIGSVLAVGGLVLVIGPGAIRAVDPVGLLIAFGAAVGCALYFVIAARPSDGLAPVALAGSGLLLASVLLALVGMTGLLPSTAVFGDLPVFGSSAPWWVPLLVVAVIGTALAYATGITASGLLGSRLASFIGLLEVVFASLFAWFLLGEQLTPLQLVGGALILGGIAAVRAEEPAAEPVEAADVVALEK